Proteins encoded within one genomic window of Armatimonadota bacterium:
- a CDS encoding cellulase family glycosylhydrolase produces MCKYLIAFSIACVITIPATAAKSKELISPFGIGLHSIQGDVKEHQIAIEQCKDAGIKLVRDEVLWQNVEKEKGVLKIEDKVMQNIENTLKAGLEILLILDYGNPLYDNGNAPVSKEAVEAFARYCEFMTRSLKGKVKYWEVWNEPNIFFWKPAPNAKDYTNLLKAAYKACKKGNPDCKVIGACTSGIDLTFIEAILKEGGAKFMDAISVHPYCYPDTPEHANLAANLLQLRELIDKYGMKGKPIWITEIGWPTHQSTNGVTPEVQAAMLPRSYIEAFSSGVETIFWYWLGNDGPDPAYNEHHFGLRFADGSPKPAFLAYKTMTSVLAEAKFVNPFWMSEGTKAYLFRKNDSDILAMWSVDGNKTISFVINNPIEITSSLNNEKDKLTLKPVNNLASLTLTEIPCYVTVGGKINPASILPIGACQFLPPQMTIKPGETQSIGIQIANPGSDSIEGEVKILSELVTPNILKFKVQPGKREFLTSRINIPTSFPNALRIPAEVTINGSLTAKLELLVKTAPITQSAN; encoded by the coding sequence ATGTGCAAATATTTGATAGCTTTCTCAATTGCTTGTGTAATTACTATCCCTGCTACCGCAGCAAAAAGTAAAGAATTGATTTCTCCTTTTGGTATCGGATTGCATTCTATACAAGGTGATGTCAAAGAACACCAAATAGCCATCGAACAGTGCAAGGATGCCGGCATTAAGCTGGTGCGCGATGAGGTGCTTTGGCAGAATGTTGAAAAGGAAAAAGGCGTTCTCAAAATTGAAGACAAAGTCATGCAAAACATCGAAAATACACTGAAAGCTGGTCTTGAAATACTCCTAATTCTCGACTACGGCAATCCTCTATATGACAATGGAAACGCTCCGGTGTCAAAAGAAGCTGTTGAAGCATTTGCGAGGTACTGTGAGTTCATGACTAGATCGCTAAAAGGCAAGGTCAAATACTGGGAAGTTTGGAACGAACCAAATATCTTCTTTTGGAAACCTGCCCCAAATGCAAAAGACTATACCAATCTTTTGAAGGCTGCTTATAAAGCTTGCAAGAAAGGCAACCCTGACTGCAAAGTCATTGGTGCCTGCACATCCGGCATAGATTTAACTTTCATCGAGGCAATTCTAAAAGAAGGTGGGGCGAAATTTATGGACGCAATTTCTGTCCACCCTTACTGCTATCCAGACACGCCGGAACATGCAAACCTTGCCGCTAATTTATTACAGTTACGAGAATTGATTGATAAATATGGTATGAAAGGCAAGCCAATTTGGATTACCGAAATTGGCTGGCCAACGCATCAAAGCACAAATGGAGTAACACCTGAGGTTCAGGCGGCAATGCTCCCTCGCTCCTATATCGAGGCATTTTCTTCAGGTGTTGAGACAATCTTTTGGTATTGGCTTGGAAACGATGGTCCTGACCCAGCCTACAATGAGCATCATTTTGGACTTAGATTTGCAGATGGCTCACCAAAGCCAGCATTCCTCGCCTACAAAACAATGACAAGTGTTCTTGCCGAAGCCAAATTTGTCAATCCTTTTTGGATGAGCGAAGGAACGAAAGCATATCTATTTAGAAAAAATGACTCAGATATTCTGGCAATGTGGAGCGTAGACGGAAACAAAACAATTAGCTTCGTAATTAATAATCCCATAGAAATAACTAGCAGCTTAAATAACGAAAAAGACAAACTAACTTTGAAACCTGTTAATAATCTCGCTTCGCTCACTTTGACAGAAATCCCATGTTATGTAACTGTTGGAGGTAAGATAAATCCAGCTAGCATACTCCCGATAGGCGCATGTCAATTTTTGCCGCCACAGATGACAATAAAGCCCGGTGAAACTCAGTCTATAGGTATTCAAATTGCCAACCCAGGCAGCGATTCAATTGAAGGCGAGGTCAAAATATTATCGGAATTGGTAACCCCAAATATACTAAAGTTCAAAGTACAACCTGGCAAACGTGAGTTCCTAACATCCCGAATAAACATCCCAACTTCCTTCCCAAATGCCCTTCGTATACCTGCAGAGGTAACAATCAATGGAAGCTTAACAGCAAAACTCGAGCTCCTTGTAAAAACAGCACCCATTACCCAATCTGCAAACTGA
- a CDS encoding M48 family metalloprotease — MSRKLCMFFALLFFAHLGEFVYAQESASQFRAVIAILGKSEEVDDGKIEKELRDAFAKTVAEQGGARALELQEAFSPEAKAVLKNDSYKKLLEFPELIARSDRIRRNLQAEGILVGNIEVFVKYGKSYFISLDMVVYDIRGDKVVELDLGPLNLKSELERPAFVQSVADSIVERMQREIPGMKVREPKNSHESKVLCNPKSKLYHLLRSHHLPPKTVNAQELDQSEAVKLGYKPCAICFPELCKRIGAESTEAMLGAEVAGFIEYYYRVSTNPQLHERVDKVGRQILAANGFKKRNYIFTVLNSGEINAFAAPGGYVYVTSGMLDVLESDDELACVLAHEIAHVEQEHGLKQYRRAQKTAAIGILVSVISGQDMSILAEFVRELVMRGYDRKYEKEADRYGYMYVRRTSFDPESNFILLGKLLDMELSNDIKIASWLRTHPKAEDRLKYIEEYKADMEKTAQYLSELGKVDSGLAVATCENQTKYVDSIDRLKSFVEIVKLLP, encoded by the coding sequence ATGTCGAGAAAGCTATGCATGTTCTTTGCACTTTTATTTTTTGCCCACCTTGGTGAATTTGTATATGCTCAGGAGTCCGCATCTCAATTTAGAGCCGTCATAGCAATTTTGGGGAAATCAGAGGAGGTAGATGACGGCAAGATTGAAAAGGAGCTTCGAGACGCCTTTGCCAAGACGGTTGCTGAGCAGGGTGGGGCAAGGGCTTTGGAATTACAAGAGGCTTTTTCGCCGGAAGCTAAAGCAGTGCTGAAGAACGATAGTTACAAGAAACTGTTAGAGTTTCCAGAGTTAATAGCTAGAAGCGATCGCATTCGACGCAATCTTCAGGCTGAAGGCATCCTTGTTGGAAATATAGAAGTATTCGTGAAATATGGTAAAAGTTATTTTATAAGCTTAGACATGGTGGTTTATGACATAAGAGGCGATAAGGTTGTGGAGCTTGACCTTGGGCCCCTTAATCTCAAAAGTGAGCTTGAGCGACCAGCATTTGTTCAATCAGTTGCTGATTCTATTGTTGAACGCATGCAGCGAGAAATCCCCGGAATGAAAGTAAGAGAGCCGAAGAATTCGCATGAGAGCAAAGTTTTATGCAACCCAAAGAGCAAGCTTTATCATCTGTTGAGGTCACACCATTTGCCGCCCAAGACAGTTAACGCTCAGGAGCTTGACCAATCCGAAGCTGTGAAGTTGGGTTATAAGCCTTGTGCGATTTGTTTTCCGGAGTTATGTAAAAGAATTGGCGCTGAGAGCACAGAAGCAATGCTTGGAGCTGAGGTGGCAGGTTTTATTGAATACTACTATCGCGTTTCTACAAATCCTCAGCTTCATGAAAGGGTTGATAAAGTAGGCCGCCAAATATTGGCGGCGAACGGTTTTAAAAAACGCAACTATATTTTCACAGTCCTAAACTCGGGTGAGATAAATGCATTTGCTGCACCAGGCGGATATGTCTATGTTACTTCGGGAATGCTGGATGTTTTGGAGTCGGATGATGAGCTCGCTTGTGTTCTTGCTCATGAAATTGCTCATGTTGAACAAGAGCACGGTTTGAAACAGTATAGGCGAGCGCAAAAAACAGCTGCGATTGGAATATTGGTGAGTGTTATTTCAGGCCAGGATATGAGCATTCTTGCCGAATTCGTGCGAGAGCTCGTAATGCGAGGTTACGACCGAAAGTATGAGAAGGAAGCTGACCGATATGGGTATATGTACGTGAGACGAACATCGTTCGACCCAGAGTCTAATTTTATTCTCCTTGGAAAGCTTTTGGATATGGAGTTGTCAAATGATATTAAAATCGCAAGCTGGCTTCGAACGCATCCAAAGGCTGAGGATCGTTTGAAATATATTGAGGAATATAAGGCAGATATGGAGAAGACAGCACAATATCTGTCGGAGCTAGGCAAAGTGGATTCTGGTCTGGCAGTGGCAACCTGCGAAAATCAAACTAAATATGTCGATTCTATTGACCGCCTCAAGTCTTTTGTAGAAATAGTAAAATTGTTGCCTTGA
- the hemL gene encoding glutamate-1-semialdehyde 2,1-aminomutase, with protein sequence METQTSARLFEEAQKYIPGGVNSPVRAFRAVGGKPLFITRGKGAYIWDADDNRFIDYVGSWGPLILGHAHPLVVNAICKTAERGLSFGATTEGEIELAKLIVSAVPSIEMVRLVSSGTEAVMSAVRVARGYTGRDKIVKFEGGYHGHADSLLAKAGSGLATFGIPDSAGVPPSITSDTIVLPYNDIDAVRMLLESIGKEIACIIVEPVAGNMGVVLPKENYLADLRELTHKYGIVLIFDEVITGFRLAYGGAQELYGVIPDLTTLGKIIGGGLPIGAYGGRQEIMEKVAPLGPVYQAGTLSGNPIAVAAGIETLRILRDENPYSTIEKRTSRLADSLAEAAGNCGIDVAINQIGSMLTVFFTNENVIDYTTAKTSDTHRYATFFQAMLEEGIYLAPSQFEAAFVSAAHTDEDIDKTIEASKRAMCKLP encoded by the coding sequence ATGGAAACACAAACATCCGCCAGATTATTCGAAGAAGCACAGAAATACATTCCAGGCGGCGTAAATAGCCCAGTCCGAGCATTCAGGGCAGTCGGCGGCAAGCCCCTTTTCATAACACGTGGAAAAGGCGCATATATTTGGGATGCGGACGACAACCGATTTATAGATTATGTTGGCTCATGGGGCCCACTAATTTTAGGCCATGCGCATCCTCTTGTTGTGAACGCAATCTGCAAGACCGCAGAACGAGGACTAAGTTTTGGAGCAACAACTGAAGGCGAAATCGAACTTGCGAAATTGATAGTTTCGGCAGTGCCATCAATTGAGATGGTAAGGTTGGTTAGCTCGGGCACCGAAGCTGTGATGAGTGCAGTTCGCGTTGCACGCGGATATACAGGCCGCGATAAGATTGTAAAGTTCGAAGGTGGATACCATGGACACGCCGATTCCCTTCTCGCTAAAGCCGGGTCAGGTTTAGCAACTTTTGGTATCCCCGATAGTGCGGGAGTCCCGCCTTCCATAACTTCCGATACTATTGTACTTCCATATAACGATATTGATGCCGTGCGTATGCTTCTTGAATCAATCGGAAAAGAAATTGCTTGCATTATTGTCGAACCTGTCGCGGGAAATATGGGCGTAGTCCTGCCTAAGGAAAACTACCTAGCAGACCTTCGCGAATTAACGCATAAATATGGCATTGTCTTAATTTTCGATGAAGTTATTACAGGTTTTCGCCTTGCATATGGCGGAGCACAAGAGCTATACGGCGTAATTCCAGATTTGACAACCTTGGGCAAAATTATTGGCGGAGGTCTCCCTATCGGTGCATATGGCGGGAGACAAGAGATTATGGAGAAAGTCGCACCTCTGGGTCCCGTCTACCAAGCAGGAACTCTCTCTGGGAATCCTATTGCTGTTGCTGCTGGAATTGAAACCTTGCGAATTCTGCGTGATGAAAACCCTTATTCCACTATTGAGAAAAGAACAAGCCGCCTTGCCGACTCCTTAGCTGAAGCAGCTGGGAATTGCGGCATAGATGTTGCCATAAACCAAATTGGCTCTATGCTGACCGTTTTCTTCACAAATGAGAATGTGATTGACTATACTACTGCCAAAACTTCAGACACCCACCGTTATGCTACATTTTTCCAGGCAATGTTAGAAGAGGGCATTTACCTGGCGCCATCACAATTTGAAGCAGCATTTGTTTCAGCCGCACATACAGACGAGGATATTGACAAAACAATTGAAGCAAGCAAAAGGGCGATGTGCAAGCTACCTTAG
- a CDS encoding radical SAM protein has protein sequence MAQVTLINPNRMKPAVAPLALEYIAESLASSGHSVTILDLCFSENWQSDVDRHFSSYHPDVIGMTIRNTDDCYFASRDFFVPFYAEIVARIKFLTNAPIVLGGAGLSVAPKAIIDLTNANYAICGDGEFAFPLLVERIANKENPFDIPGLVYRTQNGIHANSPEWQELAKLPVRTRRWLDNRRYFKEGGQAGVETKRGCNQKCIYCADPVGKGRTCRLRPPKHIIAEIKSLVEQGVDCLHLCDSEFNIPISHAEAICKEIINTDLKDQITWYTYASPVPFTDELAELMKSAGCVGIDFGADSADDLVLKALGRNFNSEDLRRTAEICHKHRITFMYDLLLGGPGDSRESIRRTIAMMKEISPSRVGVSLGVRIYDGTKIGELVRSQGLSPKNPNLHGVIEGNDSFLEPIYYLSADLGTDIEEYVSELIDGDPRFFHASRAQIDSNYNYNDNSVLVQAIRRGARGAYWDILRRLQENEI, from the coding sequence TTGGCACAAGTTACCCTAATAAACCCAAATCGAATGAAGCCTGCAGTTGCTCCACTGGCACTAGAGTATATCGCGGAATCGCTTGCTTCATCAGGTCATTCGGTCACAATCCTAGACCTTTGCTTCTCAGAAAATTGGCAATCAGATGTTGACCGCCATTTTAGCTCATATCACCCTGATGTTATTGGCATGACGATTCGAAACACCGACGATTGCTACTTTGCCAGCCGCGACTTTTTCGTTCCCTTTTATGCTGAAATTGTTGCCAGAATTAAATTCCTGACAAATGCACCGATTGTTCTGGGAGGCGCTGGGCTTTCGGTTGCACCAAAGGCAATAATTGATTTAACCAACGCAAACTATGCAATCTGCGGTGACGGAGAATTTGCCTTCCCGCTGTTAGTCGAACGAATAGCTAATAAAGAAAACCCCTTTGATATACCAGGCCTAGTCTATCGGACGCAAAATGGTATACATGCTAATTCCCCCGAATGGCAAGAATTAGCGAAATTACCGGTTAGGACTAGACGATGGTTAGACAATCGCCGCTACTTTAAAGAGGGCGGCCAGGCTGGAGTCGAAACAAAGCGAGGGTGCAACCAAAAATGCATCTATTGCGCCGACCCGGTTGGGAAGGGACGCACATGCCGACTTCGACCTCCAAAACACATAATTGCCGAAATTAAATCTCTAGTAGAACAGGGAGTCGATTGTCTGCATCTGTGTGATAGCGAATTCAATATTCCTATTTCCCACGCAGAAGCAATTTGCAAAGAAATCATCAACACTGACCTAAAAGACCAGATTACTTGGTATACTTATGCAAGCCCAGTACCGTTCACAGACGAACTAGCAGAGCTTATGAAGTCAGCCGGCTGTGTTGGTATAGATTTTGGTGCAGATAGCGCAGATGATTTGGTACTTAAAGCATTAGGCCGCAATTTCAACTCGGAGGACTTGCGAAGAACCGCAGAGATATGCCATAAACACAGAATAACGTTTATGTATGACCTTTTGCTAGGCGGTCCGGGCGACAGTAGAGAATCAATTCGGCGCACTATTGCCATGATGAAAGAAATTTCTCCCTCCCGCGTTGGTGTTTCGCTCGGGGTGAGGATATATGACGGCACAAAAATCGGCGAATTGGTGAGAAGCCAAGGCTTATCACCTAAAAACCCCAATCTCCACGGAGTAATTGAGGGTAACGATAGCTTCCTAGAACCGATTTACTACCTATCAGCAGACCTCGGAACGGACATCGAAGAATACGTAAGCGAGCTTATTGACGGTGACCCCAGATTCTTCCATGCTTCTAGGGCTCAAATAGACAGCAACTACAACTACAATGATAATAGCGTTCTAGTCCAAGCTATCCGTAGAGGTGCACGTGGCGCATATTGGGACATCCTACGGCGATTGCAGGAAAACGAAATATAG
- the aroF gene encoding 3-deoxy-7-phosphoheptulonate synthase — protein MIIIMKTSATPEQIKAVESEICNIGLRPFINPGVERKVIAVLGALDAKKADLVEHFSSFPGVERVELISHLWKLASREYHPADTVVEVNGIKIGGKQIIIAAGPCSVESENQTIEIAYRVKEAGAHMLRGGAFKPRTSPYSFQGLGEEALKILAKAREKTGLPVVTEVMDPHHVDLVAKYADVLQIGTRNMQNYPLLKQVGATKHAVLLKRGLGCKIRDLLMSAEYIISEGNQNVILCERGITTFEDSTRHTTDINAIPVLKHWTHLPVFIDPSHSTGEWRYVPSVSKAAIAAGADGLLIEVHNNPSSALSDGPQSLLPQKFEDLMKQLKRIAEAVDREL, from the coding sequence ATGATAATCATTATGAAAACATCGGCTACGCCCGAGCAAATCAAGGCTGTGGAAAGCGAAATATGTAATATTGGACTAAGACCGTTTATCAACCCCGGTGTTGAACGCAAAGTTATTGCTGTATTAGGAGCCCTTGATGCAAAGAAGGCAGATCTTGTGGAACATTTCAGCTCATTTCCGGGTGTTGAGCGCGTTGAATTGATTTCCCACCTCTGGAAACTTGCATCCCGCGAGTATCACCCAGCCGATACAGTAGTTGAAGTCAATGGAATTAAAATTGGCGGAAAGCAAATAATAATAGCAGCAGGCCCATGTAGCGTAGAATCCGAAAATCAAACTATTGAGATTGCTTATCGAGTAAAAGAAGCTGGCGCCCACATGCTCAGAGGTGGAGCCTTTAAACCACGAACATCACCTTATTCCTTCCAGGGGCTCGGTGAAGAAGCACTAAAAATACTTGCCAAAGCTCGCGAAAAAACTGGCTTGCCAGTTGTAACCGAAGTAATGGATCCGCATCACGTTGACCTAGTTGCTAAATATGCTGATGTCCTCCAAATTGGAACACGCAACATGCAAAACTATCCTTTGCTAAAACAAGTTGGCGCAACAAAACACGCCGTTCTACTTAAGCGAGGACTTGGGTGCAAAATCAGAGATCTGCTTATGTCGGCCGAGTATATTATCTCGGAGGGCAATCAAAATGTAATCCTATGCGAGCGTGGCATCACCACCTTTGAAGACTCGACTCGCCACACGACAGACATCAATGCAATTCCAGTTCTTAAACATTGGACACACTTGCCGGTTTTTATAGACCCCAGCCACTCAACAGGTGAGTGGCGCTATGTGCCCTCTGTCTCAAAAGCGGCAATTGCCGCCGGAGCAGATGGGCTTTTAATAGAAGTGCATAATAACCCATCATCTGCGCTCAGCGACGGCCCGCAGTCATTGCTACCCCAAAAATTCGAAGACCTGATGAAGCAACTTAAAAGAATCGCTGAAGCAGTGGATAGAGAATTATAG
- a CDS encoding DUF1343 domain-containing protein: MLKVKPGLDVLVERELGLVRGKRVGVITNHSAVASNLAHIVDVLIDVGVNITALFGPEHGVRGDVADGKEIPSGKDPRTGIPVYSLYGPTRKPTPEMLENVDVLVYDLQDVGARFYTYTYTMSLAMQACAENGKQFIVLDRPNPITGIAVEGNILEKEFSSFVGLHPIPIRHGMTIGELAIFFNNQYAFGANLEVVPVQGWKRAMWFDETGLPWVMPSPNLPTLESALLFPGTCFIEGTNVSEGRGTSKPFEMVGAPWADGYKLAEYLNSVELDGVGFRPASFIPTASKHQNEPCNGVQIHIFQREKVNAVRIGLHLIKAFHDLFPNDFQFRPPGPSGKTHFDLLLGTDKVRLAIMNGKTVDEIIESWENEFYQFKQVRQEYLLYS, from the coding sequence ATGTTGAAAGTTAAACCTGGTCTTGATGTTTTGGTGGAAAGAGAACTCGGCTTAGTCCGTGGAAAGCGAGTAGGGGTTATAACAAACCATAGTGCGGTCGCCAGCAACTTGGCGCATATTGTGGATGTTCTTATTGATGTTGGTGTAAATATCACAGCTTTATTTGGACCAGAACATGGTGTGCGAGGCGACGTTGCGGATGGAAAAGAAATACCGTCGGGAAAGGATCCGCGCACGGGCATCCCCGTCTATAGTCTATATGGCCCCACTAGAAAACCAACGCCTGAAATGCTTGAGAATGTGGACGTGCTTGTCTATGACCTGCAGGATGTTGGTGCAAGATTTTATACATATACCTATACAATGTCTCTGGCTATGCAAGCATGCGCCGAGAATGGGAAGCAGTTCATCGTTTTAGATAGGCCTAATCCAATTACAGGTATCGCGGTCGAAGGAAATATCTTAGAAAAGGAATTTTCTTCGTTTGTTGGTTTGCATCCAATTCCTATTAGACATGGCATGACAATTGGGGAGCTAGCAATATTTTTCAATAATCAGTATGCTTTTGGTGCTAATCTAGAGGTTGTACCCGTCCAGGGTTGGAAAAGAGCAATGTGGTTTGATGAGACTGGGTTGCCTTGGGTGATGCCGTCACCGAACCTGCCAACATTAGAATCCGCTTTGCTTTTCCCTGGAACGTGTTTTATTGAAGGAACAAATGTATCAGAGGGCCGAGGTACAAGCAAGCCTTTTGAAATGGTGGGTGCACCTTGGGCTGATGGATATAAACTTGCTGAATATCTAAATTCTGTTGAGCTTGATGGGGTAGGTTTTCGGCCAGCAAGCTTTATCCCGACGGCTTCAAAGCATCAAAACGAACCTTGTAACGGCGTTCAAATTCACATTTTTCAAAGAGAAAAAGTAAATGCTGTGCGAATTGGACTCCATCTGATTAAGGCATTTCATGATTTGTTCCCCAACGATTTTCAATTCCGTCCGCCGGGACCTTCTGGTAAGACGCATTTTGACCTTCTGCTCGGAACTGATAAGGTAAGACTCGCAATTATGAATGGAAAGACGGTTGATGAAATAATCGAATCTTGGGAGAATGAATTTTACCAGTTCAAACAAGTAAGACAGGAATACTTACTTTATTCATAA
- a CDS encoding M20/M25/M40 family metallo-hydrolase: MRSNCGALRRSIIFVVLLSSLVAPANASLSNDEEKLLGAISLHRMVTTINRLCSRDFGGRRAGSPENKAVADYLVSRFRSAGLYPLPGINGYLQSLTMRYSLVKKKDEIEAVLTYAVQSNKGMLQRMRRFSYRDFNGNGGIKLKSKVVFVGYGINDSQSGYNDYSGINVNGKIVLWISGRPPMVANVSGATLAHKIATAYQQGAVACLIYNPHAFQEGFGANIGLSGPIADFPCITIDRKVANELLAPAGLNIEQLASMKPLNLPRGAQGAEVELRIPQVCDPARRTFNVIGVLPGSDPLISNEIIIVGAHYDHIGVGAGGQFFPGADDNASGTSVLIEIADVLKDTMLKPRRTIVFIAWTAEEAGLVGSNYFVANPPFPLKTVRLNINLDMVGIGTPKAFVAVGTSHDSLSILKESASDLGITLSFNTRVGPSDHLALARKKIPSFLIYASGEHPNYHTPRDVPTSLNMNVLEHAARLAVVATWRAANE, from the coding sequence ATGCGCAGTAACTGCGGGGCACTTCGAAGGTCTATAATTTTTGTTGTTCTCCTTTCAAGTTTAGTTGCTCCTGCCAACGCTTCTCTGAGTAACGATGAGGAGAAGCTCCTCGGTGCAATTAGCCTTCATCGTATGGTTACAACTATCAACCGCTTATGTAGTCGCGATTTTGGGGGTAGACGTGCAGGAAGTCCAGAGAACAAGGCGGTTGCCGATTACTTGGTTTCGAGATTTAGGAGCGCCGGACTTTACCCTTTGCCTGGAATTAATGGCTATCTTCAGTCGCTTACAATGCGCTATTCTCTTGTCAAAAAGAAGGATGAAATAGAAGCTGTCCTTACATATGCTGTGCAGTCGAACAAAGGCATGCTCCAAAGAATGCGAAGGTTTTCGTATAGAGACTTTAATGGCAATGGAGGCATAAAATTAAAATCTAAGGTAGTTTTTGTTGGTTACGGCATAAATGATTCGCAATCAGGATACAACGATTACTCAGGTATCAACGTAAATGGAAAGATTGTATTGTGGATTTCGGGAAGGCCACCAATGGTGGCAAATGTATCAGGGGCAACTCTAGCACACAAAATAGCTACTGCATATCAGCAAGGGGCTGTGGCATGTTTAATCTATAATCCTCACGCCTTTCAGGAAGGATTTGGCGCAAACATCGGGCTTTCTGGACCAATTGCTGATTTTCCGTGTATTACAATTGATAGGAAGGTCGCAAATGAATTGCTTGCACCAGCAGGCTTGAATATCGAGCAGTTGGCATCAATGAAGCCATTGAATCTGCCCCGAGGCGCACAAGGGGCAGAGGTGGAACTTCGGATACCGCAGGTTTGTGACCCTGCTCGCCGCACATTTAACGTCATAGGTGTTCTTCCGGGGTCTGACCCTTTAATTTCAAATGAAATCATCATTGTAGGTGCGCACTATGACCACATTGGCGTTGGTGCTGGAGGCCAATTTTTCCCAGGTGCTGACGATAACGCTTCAGGAACCTCGGTTCTCATTGAAATAGCAGATGTTCTAAAAGATACAATGCTTAAACCAAGGCGGACAATTGTCTTTATCGCTTGGACTGCAGAGGAAGCAGGTCTTGTGGGAAGCAATTATTTTGTTGCAAATCCTCCGTTTCCGCTGAAAACGGTTCGTTTGAACATCAATCTCGACATGGTAGGAATTGGTACCCCAAAAGCATTTGTTGCTGTTGGTACTTCTCACGATTCACTTTCGATTTTAAAAGAGAGTGCTTCGGACTTAGGTATCACTCTTTCCTTCAATACACGAGTAGGCCCTAGTGATCATCTTGCTTTGGCGCGTAAAAAAATACCCAGCTTTCTAATTTATGCTTCTGGCGAACACCCAAACTATCATACGCCCAGGGACGTGCCTACTTCTCTTAATATGAATGTGCTCGAGCATGCTGCAAGGCTAGCTGTTGTTGCTACCTGGCGCGCGGCAAATGAGTAG
- a CDS encoding nucleoside hydrolase yields MESIINKNECCGAKLPIDVIIDTDIGTDVDDAYALLFALSSPEINVKGITLVHADLETRERITLKLLKLFGRTDIPVAKGLSHPLKADRPIYWGGHEGRGLDFSDVENLHAISEHAPEFIARIAAENPGKITLITIGPMTNAAAAIGMFPNEMRCLKGIVSMASTFNGFGQENAGIEHNVRLDPEACAVVLGFGLPVTIVGLNVTLKTSLTREHLAAIEAADTDLSQFFFHMTSEWLNITGRDYAIMHDALGVAAAFEPKVVELIPVSAAVSTDIAGLITYEKANETSLIRVAKSVDIELFNSLFHPRILSAMKSI; encoded by the coding sequence GTGGAATCTATAATCAATAAAAACGAGTGCTGTGGTGCTAAACTTCCGATAGACGTCATAATAGACACCGATATCGGAACTGATGTAGATGATGCATATGCTTTACTCTTTGCGCTTTCTTCCCCCGAGATAAATGTCAAAGGGATTACACTGGTTCACGCAGACCTCGAAACGCGCGAAAGAATAACACTTAAGCTGCTCAAGCTTTTTGGACGAACCGATATTCCCGTGGCTAAAGGTCTAAGCCATCCGTTAAAGGCTGATAGGCCCATTTATTGGGGTGGCCATGAGGGTAGAGGACTCGACTTTTCTGATGTAGAGAATTTGCATGCAATATCTGAACATGCTCCTGAGTTCATAGCGCGCATAGCCGCTGAGAATCCGGGGAAAATTACATTGATTACTATTGGCCCGATGACGAATGCGGCGGCAGCAATTGGGATGTTCCCCAACGAGATGCGGTGCCTAAAAGGCATAGTTTCAATGGCATCAACATTTAATGGTTTTGGACAAGAAAACGCAGGCATCGAACACAATGTTCGTTTGGATCCAGAGGCTTGTGCTGTGGTCTTGGGGTTTGGCTTGCCGGTTACAATTGTCGGACTAAATGTTACATTAAAAACCTCGCTTACGCGTGAACACCTGGCTGCTATCGAAGCAGCAGATACTGATTTATCGCAATTTTTCTTTCATATGACTAGTGAATGGCTTAATATTACTGGCAGGGATTATGCCATCATGCACGATGCGCTTGGCGTGGCGGCGGCTTTTGAACCAAAAGTCGTGGAATTAATCCCAGTAAGCGCGGCAGTCAGCACTGACATAGCAGGATTAATCACTTATGAAAAAGCAAATGAAACTTCGTTGATAAGAGTTGCAAAATCGGTTGATATAGAACTTTTCAACAGTTTATTTCACCCGCGGATATTGTCTGCAATGAAAAGTATTTAA
- a CDS encoding HEPN domain-containing protein, with amino-acid sequence MEKNSWVSSRKLAQAFWVQARADFATAVSLLDAGKYYASVFFSQQAAEKALKAAALERLNKNLKGHHLTQMANMLNAPVDVMNEAAKLNAEFLASRDPEACGGIPAQMYDRESAETRLRAAEKIIEWVKTLL; translated from the coding sequence TTGGAAAAGAACAGCTGGGTATCATCAAGGAAATTAGCACAAGCTTTCTGGGTTCAAGCAAGGGCGGATTTTGCAACCGCTGTAAGTCTATTAGATGCGGGCAAATATTACGCTAGTGTGTTTTTTAGTCAGCAAGCTGCGGAAAAGGCGCTGAAGGCAGCGGCGTTGGAAAGGCTCAATAAAAACCTCAAAGGACACCATTTAACCCAAATGGCAAACATGTTGAATGCGCCCGTAGATGTAATGAATGAGGCCGCAAAGTTAAATGCCGAATTTCTTGCTTCTAGAGACCCTGAAGCTTGTGGAGGGATTCCAGCACAAATGTATGACCGCGAATCAGCTGAGACTCGTTTAAGGGCTGCAGAAAAAATCATTGAATGGGTGAAAACTTTGCTTTAA